The proteins below come from a single Actinomycetes bacterium genomic window:
- a CDS encoding HAD family phosphatase — protein sequence MRALVLDFGGPVLRTPFELLRATERRLGLPPRTFDWRGPFDPGADPLWRSLAAGAVSEPEYWTARAAEFGAVTGVSGVPAMMRQVYSGPEDEIVRPEATAAIRSARARGVRVGVLSNDLTLFHDPDWIDGVRVLSQLDALVDAATVGVRKPEPAAYRTVLEALAVTAPDAVFVDDQPVNVDGARAAGMRAVLFDPTRPAESYARALALLDGSHDNASG from the coding sequence ATGAGGGCGCTCGTGCTCGACTTCGGCGGGCCGGTGCTGCGGACACCATTCGAGCTGCTGCGGGCGACCGAGCGCCGGCTCGGGCTGCCGCCGCGGACCTTCGACTGGCGGGGCCCGTTCGATCCTGGCGCCGATCCGCTGTGGCGGAGCCTGGCGGCCGGCGCAGTCAGCGAGCCGGAGTACTGGACCGCCCGCGCCGCGGAGTTCGGCGCCGTGACCGGTGTGTCGGGGGTGCCGGCCATGATGCGGCAGGTCTATTCGGGCCCTGAGGACGAGATCGTGCGACCGGAGGCGACCGCGGCCATCCGCTCGGCCCGGGCGCGAGGTGTCCGGGTCGGCGTCCTGAGCAACGACCTGACGCTGTTCCACGACCCCGACTGGATCGACGGCGTTCGCGTGCTGTCGCAGCTGGACGCACTGGTGGACGCGGCGACCGTCGGCGTCCGGAAGCCTGAGCCGGCGGCCTACCGGACGGTTCTCGAGGCGCTCGCCGTGACCGCGCCGGATGCGGTGTTCGTCGACGACCAACCAGTCAACGTGGACGGCGCACGCGCCGCCGGCATGCGCGCCGTGCTGTTCGACCCGACTCGCCCCGCCGAGTCCTACGCCCGCGCCCTCGCACTGCTCGACGGCAGCCACGACAACGCCTCAGGTTGA
- a CDS encoding alpha/beta fold hydrolase, translating into MNVTSFALALPDGRSLEVSVSGPDEGTPLVVHHGTPSARTQFPPFAKATAVRELRLVSYSRPGYGGSARQPGRAIADCAADTLAIIQQLGASRFYTAGWSGGGPHALACAALLPDRVLSCATIAGVGPFGAAGLDFLEGMGRENHEEFGAALAGPSELQAYLEREARAFAGLTGEQVAAALGDLVSPVDVTALTGDFAAYVAASFRQAVSNGIWGWFDDDLAFTRSWGFGLDDIRVPVVVWQGGQDRMVPFAHGRWLAAHVPGARPRLLAEEGHLSIAVASFGEIVDDLLASGPPVGR; encoded by the coding sequence ATGAACGTCACGTCGTTTGCGCTCGCCCTGCCCGACGGCCGGTCGCTCGAGGTCAGCGTCTCGGGTCCAGACGAGGGGACGCCGCTGGTGGTCCACCACGGTACGCCGTCGGCGCGGACCCAGTTTCCGCCCTTCGCGAAGGCCACGGCGGTGCGGGAGTTGCGGCTGGTCTCCTACTCACGGCCCGGGTACGGCGGCTCGGCACGGCAGCCGGGTCGTGCGATCGCCGACTGCGCCGCCGACACTCTCGCGATCATCCAACAGCTCGGCGCGAGCCGGTTCTACACAGCCGGCTGGTCGGGCGGCGGTCCGCATGCGCTCGCCTGCGCCGCGCTCCTGCCCGACCGGGTGCTTTCGTGCGCCACGATCGCCGGCGTCGGGCCGTTCGGCGCCGCCGGGCTCGATTTCCTTGAGGGGATGGGCCGGGAGAACCACGAGGAGTTCGGCGCGGCGCTGGCCGGCCCGTCGGAGCTGCAGGCCTATCTGGAGCGCGAAGCCCGGGCGTTCGCGGGACTGACCGGGGAGCAGGTGGCTGCGGCGCTTGGCGACCTGGTCTCGCCAGTCGACGTCACGGCGCTCACCGGCGATTTCGCTGCGTACGTGGCGGCGTCGTTCCGGCAAGCCGTGTCGAACGGCATTTGGGGCTGGTTCGATGACGACCTGGCGTTTACGCGGTCGTGGGGCTTCGGGCTGGACGATATCCGCGTGCCGGTGGTGGTGTGGCAGGGCGGTCAGGATCGGATGGTGCCGTTCGCACATGGCCGGTGGCTCGCAGCCCACGTGCCGGGCGCGCGGCCGAGGCTCCTTGCCGAGGAAGGACATCTTTCGATCGCGGTCGCCTCATTCGGCGAGATCGTGGACGACCTTCTCGCAAGCGGTCCGCCGGTCGGCAGGTGA
- a CDS encoding bifunctional diguanylate cyclase/phosphodiesterase has protein sequence MPGGRDQLREHDERRFHALLAGSSDTTIVLGAAGEVAYVSSSAARVLHLPADELHGHPMAAFVQRHVHPHDASHLTAKLQQLLGTAGCEEVVEFRLRRPDGTWRDVEGLGRNLLGDEAVRGVLLTLRDVSERKQLERALTRHAFSDQLTGLPNRTLLHDRTQQALRLAGRQGLTAALLLVDLDRFKEVNDTLGHHHGDLLLQQVAERLHGTTRDSDTVARLGGDEFAVLLPQIASVQDATAVADKLSAAIEAPFTVGGLTLDIDASIGVATYPDHATDADELLQRADVAMYAAKAAHAGYTVYDPTLDQHSPRRLGLLGQLRRALAAGELVVHYQPKADVRSARILGVEALVRWQHPEHGLLGPGEFIPLAETTGLIRPLTSFVLDAALRQCRAWLDAGRELSVAVNLSVRCLLDLTLPDQIARLLEDTAVAPERLVLEITESAIMTDPTRALEILNRLHTLGVQLAIDDFGTGYSSMAYLKSLPVHELKVDRSFVTHLRHSQSDAVIVRSTVDLGHNLGLRVVAEGVEDEATWQELATLGCDTVQGYYLARPMPAAELVAWLAAQPQPDASHD, from the coding sequence GTGCCTGGCGGTCGCGATCAGCTGCGCGAGCACGACGAGCGCCGCTTCCACGCGCTGCTGGCCGGATCCTCTGACACCACCATCGTGCTCGGCGCAGCCGGCGAGGTCGCCTACGTCAGCTCGTCGGCCGCGCGAGTGCTGCACCTGCCCGCCGACGAGCTACACGGGCATCCGATGGCGGCGTTCGTCCAGCGCCACGTCCACCCCCACGACGCCAGCCACCTCACCGCCAAGCTGCAGCAACTGCTCGGCACTGCGGGCTGCGAGGAGGTGGTCGAGTTCCGCCTGCGCCGGCCGGACGGCACCTGGCGTGATGTCGAGGGTCTAGGCCGCAACCTGCTCGGCGACGAGGCCGTGCGCGGGGTGCTGCTCACCCTGCGCGACGTGAGCGAGCGCAAGCAGCTCGAGCGCGCCCTCACCCGCCATGCGTTCTCCGATCAGCTCACCGGCCTGCCCAACCGCACCCTCCTCCACGACCGCACCCAGCAGGCGCTGCGTCTCGCCGGCCGGCAGGGTCTGACCGCCGCGCTGCTGCTGGTTGACCTGGACCGCTTCAAGGAGGTGAACGACACCCTCGGCCACCACCACGGTGACCTGCTCCTGCAACAGGTCGCCGAACGCCTGCACGGCACCACGCGCGACAGCGACACGGTCGCGCGCCTCGGCGGCGACGAGTTCGCCGTGCTGCTGCCGCAGATCGCCAGCGTCCAAGACGCGACTGCCGTTGCCGACAAGCTCAGCGCGGCGATCGAGGCGCCGTTCACGGTCGGCGGGCTGACCTTGGATATCGACGCCAGCATCGGCGTGGCGACCTACCCCGACCACGCCACCGACGCTGACGAGCTGCTGCAGCGCGCCGACGTGGCGATGTACGCCGCCAAGGCCGCCCACGCCGGATACACGGTCTACGACCCCACCCTCGACCAGCACAGTCCGCGGCGGCTCGGCCTGCTCGGCCAGCTCCGCCGCGCGCTCGCGGCCGGCGAGCTGGTGGTGCACTACCAGCCCAAGGCCGATGTACGCTCCGCGCGGATCCTCGGCGTCGAGGCGCTGGTGCGCTGGCAGCACCCCGAGCACGGCCTGCTCGGCCCGGGCGAGTTCATCCCGCTCGCCGAGACAACCGGGCTGATCCGCCCGCTCACCTCCTTTGTGCTCGACGCCGCCCTGCGCCAGTGCCGCGCCTGGCTGGACGCCGGCCGCGAGCTCTCAGTGGCGGTCAACCTGTCCGTCCGCTGCCTCCTCGACCTCACCCTGCCCGACCAGATCGCCCGGCTGCTTGAGGACACCGCGGTCGCCCCCGAACGCCTGGTGCTGGAGATCACCGAGAGCGCGATCATGACCGACCCGACCCGGGCGCTGGAGATCCTCAACCGCCTGCACACGCTGGGCGTGCAGCTGGCGATCGACGACTTCGGCACCGGCTACTCCTCGATGGCCTACCTCAAGAGCCTCCCGGTGCACGAATTGAAGGTCGACCGCTCGTTCGTAACGCACCTGCGCCACAGCCAGAGCGACGCGGTGATCGTCCGCTCGACGGTGGATCTCGGCCACAACCTGGGCCTACGGGTGGTCGCCGAGGGTGTCGAGGACGAGGCGACCTGGCAGGAGCTGGCCACCCTCGGCTGTGACACCGTGCAAGGCTACTACCTCGCCCGGCCGATGCCCGCAGCCGAGCTGGTCGCTTGGCTGGCCGCGCAGCCGCAGCCGGACGCCTCGCACGACTGA